In the genome of Nymphaea colorata isolate Beijing-Zhang1983 chromosome 9, ASM883128v2, whole genome shotgun sequence, one region contains:
- the LOC116260924 gene encoding gibberellin-regulated protein 11-like has protein sequence MAISSSKIVSIFIVLSLLSLDLVHAGMGSGSSMAPGQDHKSPAPTPLPPPALDCDAACGVRCSLSSRPNLCKRACGTCCFRCHCVPSGTAGHYEECPCYASQTTHGGVRKCP, from the exons ATGGCGATCTCCTCCTCTAAGATCGTCTCCATCTTCATCgtcctctctctcctctcccttgaTTTGGTGCACGCTGGCATGGGCTCTGGTTCCTCAATG GCGCCTGGTCAGGACCACAAGAGTCCTGCTCCGACTCCTCTGCCTCCGCCAGCACTAG ATTGCGATGCGGCATGCGGGGTGAGGTGCAGCCTGTCGTCGCGGCCCAACCTCTGCAAGAGGGCGTGCGGCACCTGCTGCTTCAGATGCCACTGCGTCCCCTCTGGCACCGCCGGCCACTACGAAGAGTGCCCCTGCTACGCCTCCCAGACCACTCACGGCGGCGTCCGCAAGTGTCCTTAA
- the LOC116260489 gene encoding triosephosphate isomerase, chloroplastic-like, with protein sequence MALSLPLSPVSIPTQKTSISGHFAAGVTPFASCSTTNHSFFQQVSRHLHAAAGKGCRPVASMAGTGKFFVGGNWKCNGTKDSISKLVSDLNNAQIEDDVDVVVAPPFIYVDQVKNSLTDRIDISAQNSWVGKGGAFTGEISAEQLKDIGCNWVILGHSERRHIIGENDEFIGSKAAYALSQNLKVIACIGELLEEREAGKTFDVCFKQLKAFADKVSSWDDIVIAYEPVWAIGTGKVATPQQAQEVHAAVRDWMKKNVSADVSSRTRIIYGGSVNGNNCGELAKQEDIDGFLVGGASLKGPEFSTIVNSVTSKKVTV encoded by the exons ATGGCATTGTCCCTGCCTCTCTCTCCCGTCTCCATTCCCACCCAAAAGACCTCCATCTCCGGCCACTTCGCTGCTGGCGTCACTCCCTTCGCTTCCTGCTCCACGACCAACCATTCCTTCTTCCAGCAAGTGTCTCGCCACCTCCATGCAGCCGCCGGAAAAGGCTGCCGTCCCGTCGCCTCCATGGCCGGCACAGGAAAG TTCTTTGTTGGAGGAAACTGGAAATGT AATGGAACAAAAGATTCCATCAGCAAGCTTGTTTCTGACTTGAACAATGCACAAATTGAGGATGATGTTG ATGTTGTTGTTGCACCCCCATTCATATACGTTGATCAGGTGAAGAATTCATTAACTGATCGGATTGACATTTCTGCACAAAATTCTTGGGTTGGTAAAGGTGGTGCTTTCACTGGAGAAATCAG TGCAGAACAGTTGAAAGATATTGGTTGCAACTGGGTTATTCTGGGCCATTCAGAAAGGAGGCATATTATAGGGGAGAATGATGAG TTTATTGGAAGCAAAGCTGCTTATGCTTTGAGTCAGAACCTGAAGGTGATAGCTTGTATTGGTGAATTGCtggaagaaagagaagctggCAAAACATTTGATGTCTGTTTCAAACAGTTGAAGGCTTTTGCAG ACAAAGTATCCAGCTGGGATGATATAGTAATTGCTTATGAGCCTGTTTGGGCTATCGGCACGGGAAAAGTTGCTACCCCTCAGCAGGCACAAGAGGTCCATGCCGCTGTTCGTGATTGGATGAAGAAGAATGTGTCAGCTGATGTTTCTTCAAGGACTAGAATCATATATGGAG GCTCTGTAAATGGTAACAACTGTGGGGAGCTTGCGAAGCAGGAGGATATTGATGGGTTCCTTGTTGGCGGTGCATCCTTGAAG GGTCCAGAATTTTCCACCATTGTCAATTCTGTAACTTCAAAGAAGGTCACTGTGTAA
- the LOC116260492 gene encoding uncharacterized protein LOC116260492 translates to MVTPIRTSKRNPITVLVGWVRRQPPKVKAFLAVVTGMASLVFLKFVVHDHDNLFVASEACHALGICVLIYKLMKEKNCAGLSLKSQELTAMFLAVRLYCSYVMEYDIHTLLDSATLITTLWVIYMIRFKLTLSYMEDKDNFATYYVVVPCLALAFLVHPSTSHSIIHRIAWAFCVYLEAVSVLPQLQVMQNTKIVEPFTAHYVFALGIARFLNCAHWVLQVVDTRGRLLTALGYAFWPPMVLIAEIVQTFILADFCYYYVKSVFGGQLVLRLPSGVV, encoded by the exons ATGGTTACTCCAATAAGAACATCAAAGAGGAACCCGATTACCGTTCTGGTTGGATGGGTGAGGAGGCAACCGCCCAAGGTGAAGGCCTTCCTGGCCGTCGTGACCGGGATGGCTTCCCTTGTCTTCCTTAAATTCGTCGTCCACGATCACGACAATCTGTTCGTTGCCTCGGAGGCATGTCATGCGCTTGGGATCTGCGTCTTGATCTACAAGTTGATGAAGGAGAAAAATTGTGCAG GCCTTTCACTCAAATCGCAGGAGCTGACGGCCATGTTTTTGGCTGTGAGGCTGTACTGTAGCTATGTGATGGAATACGACATACACACTCTGCTTGATTCAGCAACTCTAATCACGACGCTGTGGGTGATTTACATGATCCGATTTAAGTTGACGTTGAGTTACATGGAGGATAAAGACAACTTTGCAACATATTATGTG GTAGTCCCATGTCTCGCACTGGCCTTTCTTGTTCATCCTTCAACCTCACATAGTATAATACACAGGATTGCCTGGGCTTTTTGTGTTTATTTGGAAGCTGTCTCAGTATTGCCTCAGCTACAAGTAATGCAAAACACAAAG ATTGTTGAGCCATTTACTGCACATTATGTATTTGCTCTCGGCATTGCAAGATTTCTGAACTGTGCACATTGGGTCCTTCAG GTTGTGGATACTCGTGGACGCTTGCTGACTGCATTAGGCTATGCATTTTGGCCTCCAATGGTGCTTATTGCTGAGATCGTACAGACTTTTATTCTAGCAGATTTCTGTTATTATTATGTGAAGAG TGTATTCGGCGGGCAGCTTGTGTTGCGTCTTCCTTCTGGAGTGGTGTAA
- the LOC116261147 gene encoding cypmaclein-like — MAVSKLLLVCVALSLFTLQVVDGRLEAEYHVAGGAGGRRGIGFPGIDCGAACMGRCSKASRQDRCVQACGSCCRTCNCVPPGTFGNKEKCPCYAGLTTHAGRPKCP, encoded by the exons ATGGCTGTGTCTAAGTTGCTCCTTGTTTGTGTTGCTCTTTCCCTGTTTACGCTTCAGGTTGTTGATGGCAGGCTTGAAGCAGAATATCAT GTTGCTGGTGGTGCTGGGGGCAGGCGCGGAATCGGCTTTCCTGGCATTG ATTGTGGCGCTGCGTGCATGGGGAGGTGCTCGAAGGCTTCAAGGCAGGATAGGTGCGTTCAGGCGTGCGGTAGCTGCTGCAGGACCTGCAACTGTGTTCCACCAGGAACTTTTGGCAACAAGGAGAAATGCCCATGTTATGCAGGTCTGACCACTCATGCAGGCAGGCCAAAGTGTCCCTGA
- the LOC116261042 gene encoding cypmaclein-like, protein MAAIKPVVVFAALAFLVFHLVEGRLASELQLAEVRGHERSLLQTIDCAEACSVRCSKASRQKRCEFECGSCCKRCNCVPPGTYGNKEACPCYASITTHGGKPKCP, encoded by the exons ATGGCTGCCATTAAGCCAGTAGTGGTGTTCGCGGCTCTTGCCTTTCTGGTGTTCCATCTTGTTGAGGGCAGACTCGCATCTGAGTTGCAATTG GCAGAAGTCAGGGGACATGAAAGATCACTCCTCCAAACTATAG ACTGCGCAGAGGCTTGCAGTGTGAGGTGTTCAAAGGCATCGAGGCAGAAAAGGTGCGAGTTCGAGTGCGGGAGCTGCTGCAAGAGATGCAACTGCGTCCCTCCCGGCACCTACGGCAACAAGGAGGCCTGCCCTTGCTATGCTAGCATCACCACTCACGGTGGAAAGCCCAAATGCCCCTGA